Genomic DNA from Deinococcus sonorensis KR-87:
GGGCATGCTCGTGGTGGCGGCCAGCGCCGCCCTCGGACCGCCAGAACCAGTCCGGGTTCGCCCTTTGCGGAGGGCCAGGAGGGGCGAGGAGCTCGCCCAGGAGGTCGGATCATGACACGACGTGTATCGAACGTGTACCGGACGGTGGCCCTGCTGACAGGCGCGCTGCTGCTCACCCCGCAAGCGGGCCACGCCTTGGTCGTGACTCACCCCGCGTCCGACCTGCCAGGCGCGGGTCAACCCGCCCTGGCACCCGCCCCGGTGGGCCGGTTCTTTGACACGGTGGGCGAGGCCGCGCAGGCCGCCGATGCGCAGGCGGAGCAGCGGCAGCAGCTCGCCCAGGCGCTGCTCGGCTTCAGTACCCACAGCGCCAGCGCCGACCGGTGCATGACCCTGCGCGAGGCGCTGGCCGGGTATCTGCAGGAGCTGGGTTTCACCCCGAGCTGGCAGCTCAATGTCCAGTCGGGCGCGCGGCACTACGAGGTGTGGTTCGGGCCGGACCTGAACGCCTCGGTGCTGCTCACCAGCTGGATGGACGGCGCGTTGATGTCGATGCAGACGAACCTGCAGCTGGGGCCGCTGGACGTGGGCGACGCCGTGGCGCTGTCCGGACGCCCCGCGCGGTGAAGGCCACGGCGGTGGGCCCACTGGGCCAGCGCCCGCCACGTTTCCAGTACACTCGACGTACCGTACGTGGTCACTGCCGGGCCGGGAGGCCGGCCGAGGTCCGTCGAAGGTGGGGCCCATTCACGCCGTGGGAGGCACCGCATGCTGAGTCCGACGCTCACGCCCGATTCGCCCTGGCGCTTCCCCGACGCGCTGCTGGACCGCTGCCACCAGCGGGCGCCCGTGTACGACCGGGAGAACCGCTTCTTCAGCGAGGATTTTGAGGAGCTGCGGGACGCCGGGTACCTGAAGCTGGCCCTGCCCGCCGCGCTGGGCGGCGCGGGCCTCTCGCTGGCGGGCGTGTGCGCGGCCCAGCGCCGCCTGGCGTATCACGCGCCGGCCACCGCGCTGGGCCTCAGCATGCACCTGTACTGGACCGGAATGGCGGCCGAGCTGAGCCAGGCGGGCGACCCCACGCTCCGCTGGCTGCTGGAGGAGGTCGCCGCTGGGGAAGTGCTCGCGTCCGGCCACGCCGAAGCGGGCAACGATCTCCCGATCGTGTTCTCCAGCGCCCGGGCCGAACGGCAGGACGGCGGCTACCGCCTCTGGGGCCGCAAGCAGTTCGGGAGCCTCTCGCCGGTCTGGACGCGCCTGGGCCTGCATGCGCTGGACGCCACCATCCCGGACCAACCGGCCATCATCCATGCGTTCCTGCCCAGGGACACGCCGGGCAGCCGCATCGAGTGGACCTGGGACGCGCTCGGCATGCGGGCCACCCGCAGCGACGACACCGTGTTGGACGGCGCGTTCATCCCAGACCGCTACGTGGCGCGGCGACTGCCGGCCGGGACCATCGATGCGGAGCCGTTCATGCTCAGCCTGTACGCCTGGCCGCTGCTGCAGTTCGCCGCGGTGTACCTCGGCCTGGCCGAACGCGCCCGCGACCTGGCGATCACCTCCGTGCGGACCAAGACCTCGGTCGCCCTGGGTGGACGCCGCCTGGCCCACCACCCGGAAGTGCAGCACCGCGCGGCGGAGCTGACCATGACGCTCGACGCGATGGTGGCCCACCTGGACGTCACGCTGCGCGACTGGACGGCGCGCGTGCCACACGACCTGGGCTGGCCCGCGAAGATCGTCGCCACAAAATACCACTGCGTTCAAGGCGCCCAGCGCGTGGTGGACCTGGCGCTGGACCTCAGCGGTGGGGGCGGGCTGTTCCGGCAGAACGAACTGGAACGCTTGTACCGCGACGTCCGCTGCGGCGCGTTTCACCCGGCCAACGCGGCCGTGACCCACGAGCTCGTCGGCAAGACCGCCCTGGGCGTGCTGGGAGCAGACGGCGCCCGCTGGGGCTGAACGAAACGCCGTCAGACCGAATGCCGGGACACCACGACCCGCGTCACACCGGACGGCCAGCGCCGAGCTGAACCGCCCGGCTGACGGTCCAGTCCGGTTCAGCAACCCCGCCGTGACCGGGGTGGACCCGAGAAGAGGCAGCGCCCGGCCTCCAGGGCCGTCCTGGCCGCTGCCTCCCGCGCCGCCCATCGGTTGGTCCAGATCGTCACCTGACCCGCAAGTGCCGTGCCCACCCGACTCCCCTGTCGGGCCCAACTTCGCTTGACGTTGTCCAGCCTTCTGGCGGAAGGAGATTGCCATGTGTCAGCACCCGGAAATGCTTATTCACAGCGTAAGTGACCGCATCGAGACCATCCATACGGACGCGCTCGAGCGGCAGTTGGCGCGGCAGGCGATGGACCTCCGCCTGACCGCTCCCCGCGTCTGGGACGGGCTGCGCCACGTGTGTTCGCGGATGCTTCGTCTGCAGTTTCACTGAGGTGGCCCAAGTGCGGACGTGAGCATGTCTGGTTGAGGCGGCGAGGCTCCGTCCGGCGGTCACACGGTTCCGGTCTTCAACGGAGTCCACGCCGCCTTCACCCGGCCATCACTGTTCTGGAGCGGCACACCGCGGACCTCAGTGATGACGATCCACCCCCTTCCCTCGCCGGAACCACGAGAGCCATCCTGAACCCCACGTCACGCCACCGCCGGAAGGCCCGCAGAACATGGCGCTTGATTGCAGGTCACCCATCTGCCGCGTCAGCTGCAGACCCAGTTGTAGGCGACCCGGCTGAAATCCGCGCGCGAAGTCGTCCGGGTGGATGAAGAAATTGCAGACGCCGGCGTCCCCCACATCAGCGCCAGGTCGTCGTCCGACTGGAGCAGCACCTGCGGATCCTCCACCCGTCGGGGGTCCGCCGGCGTGAACGTCGGGTACCCGCCCAGCTTGTGCCCGGTCCCCGTGAGCCTGGCGTAGCGCTCAGCGAGATCATCCGGGTGTACGTCCTCCGAAAGCGCCCAGAGGCTTGATCCGGTGAGCTGCTCGAGCAGCCGGTCGTCGGACGTGACCGGTCCGCTCCTCAGGGTCCCGACGAGGATGAATTCCAGCGTGGGATCGTGCGGCAAGCTTCCATCCGGGTCGGAGAACCGGTCTGGAACGGTGTGGTCAAGTCGCTTGGCGTCCTTGATCACGTCCGCAAAGTACCGGACGCGAACGTTCGCGTCGACCGCCAGGCTGGTCATGTCGAGGCTCCGGTCAAAATTCGCGCCATACAGGTCGTCCTCCCAAATGAAGTACTGCACGATGCCCCGCTCCGGGAAGCCCGGCAGGGGAGGAAACTCGGCAAAGTCGATCTGCGCCAGGAACACGAGCGGCGTGCCGTCGTGCGCGAGCGGCCACACATCTCCTGGAGGTCGACACGGCCGGCCGCCGAGCTTGCTGGTCCACGCCGGCCCTGGTCCTCGCTTTCCCTCCAGGTGCACGTAGGTGCGCACGGTCGCCTCAGGGGCGTCCCGGCACGGGTTGAGGAGGTTCGGGAGGCGCCACGCCAGCCGCGGCACGCTCGGTTGTTGCCGGTCCCCCTTCACGGCCGGCTCGTATCCGTTGCGGCGTGTCTCCGCCAGCCGCTTCACCGCTTCCTCCTCGGCCGCCTGACGTGTCGGGAAGGTGTAGAGTTGCACGGCTCCGTCCGTGCCGATCCGTCCATACCGCAACCTGAGGGTCACGCCGTCGACCGTGACCGCATAGCATTCGTGGCCGCCGCGGGTGTCACTGAACTCCAGGTCGCTGCTCATCGCCTCCGAGCGTGCCGCGCCACCGGGCGCCTCCAGGCTCCATTCGTGGTGGAGCTTCGTGTCCATCTTCCTGGTGTCCGCCCCACGATGACGGGGACGCCTCACCCTGCCGGAGACCCGGTCCGCTCCGATCATGACGTCACCGGCTGAGGTCGTCCGGCGGGCTCGGGCCCTGCATCGCGGATGGCCACTCTGAGGCACTTGGATCGGCCCGATCAAGTCAGACAGGACGCGCGGGTGGGCCAACCTCAAGGGGCCGCTCCCCATGCTGCGCCTCCCCAACCTGCCCGTTCAGAGTCGAGGATCCAGCACTTCGCTCTCCAGCGCCAGCACACCGACCGCGCACTCGTGCACTCGCCGCAGCGGCTCTTGCCGCACGAAGCGTTCCAGCCCCTCCACCCCCAGCGCGAACTCACGCAGGGCCAGGGTGCGTTTGCCACTGAGCCCCCGGGAACGCAGCCGCTCAAGATGCTCCGGCAGGGTGTACTCGGGCCCGTAGATGATCCGCAGGTACTCCCGCCCCCGCACCTTGACGCCCGGCTGCACCAGCCCCTTGCGGCCACGGGCGACAAACGAGGCGGGCTTCACCACCATGCCCTCGCCGCCCGCCGCCGTGAGCGCCAGCCACCATGCTTCCGCCTCGTCGCAGCGCTCGGGGTCGTTGAGGTCAACCCGGCGGTGGGCCGTCTGGATGAACAGGTCCGGCGCCACCCCGGCCAGCCGACCGAGCCGCTCCAGGTGCCAGGCGTGGTCCCGCTCGACATGCACGGCCCCTTCACTGGCGAGCAGGTGGAACGGCGCCACCCGCAGGTCCGCCACGGACGACACGCGGCGCACGTGCTGCCGGTACGCCTGGACGTAGCCCTGCGTCAGCTGCTGGCGCTGCCGGGTGCGGTCCAGCAGGTCCTCCAGCGGCAGCCCGCGCCCAACGGCCGCCTCCAGCACGGCCAGCTCGGCCGGCAGGGTCGCGCCCGCTGCCGCGCCGACCGCCGCGTACTGGCCGCGGATCAGACTCCCCGCCTTCAGCGACCACGGCAGGATCTCGGCATCCAGCACCACCCAGTCGGTCTGCAGCTCCTCCCAGAGGTCCGCCTGGCTCAGGGCCTCGCGGGTCCGGGCGAGCACCGCCTCCTCCATCGCCCGGTCCTCGAAGAATGGCCGCCCGGTGCGGGTGTACACCACCCCGGCGCGGCCGTCCCGGATGCCGAACCGCCGGGCGGCGCTCGTTGCGTCCCGGCTGACCACCAGCACTGCCCGCGAGCCCATGTGCTTCTCCTCGCACACCACCTGCTCCACCCCAGCGCGCCGGTAGTGCTCGAATGCCTCCGCGGGGGATTCCAGGTAGCCCTCCCGCCGGCTGGTTTCACTGGGCGACATGGTGGGCGGCAGGTACACCAGCCAGCGCGGGTCGACGGCGAAGCGGCTGACTGCCTCCAGCGCGGCTGCCGCCTCATCCTCCTGGATGGTGACGCGTCCCCGCAGCCGGGTCTCGATCACCCGCTTGCCGGTCACGTCGCCGAGGTCGAGCAGCTCGTCGTGGGCCTGCTGGGCAGCACGCCACGCCTCCACCCGCAGCGGCCGGACCGGTTCGCTGTACACGTGATGGGCCGGCACGCTCACCAGCTGCAGCTCCGGGTACCGCAGGGCGGTCAAGGCCCCGCCGAACACGCAGCCGGTGTCGATGTCGATGGTGCCATTCAGCCACTCCGCCTGCGGGACCGGCGTGTGCCCGTAGACGACCCTGGCCTTGCCGCGGTACTCGGCCGCCCAGTTCAACCGGACCGGCAGCCCGAACTCGTCGGTTTCCCCGGTCGTCTCGCCGTACAGCGCGAACGCGCGGACGCGGCCGGACGCCCGCCCCTGCAGGGCTTCCTTCATGCCGGCGTGCGCCGCCACCACCCGGCCGTCATCCAGCACCGCGTGGCTCACCAGCCCCCGGATGAAGTCAGCCACCGCGCGGCGGAACTCGGGGGGTTCGTGTTCCAGCTGCTCCAGCGAGCGTTCGAGCCCGTGCGCCACCTTGACCCGTTCGCCCCGGAGGGCCCGCCCCAGCTTCTCGTCGTGGTTGCCCGGCACGCACAGCGCGGTGCCCGCCTCGACCATGCCCATCACCAGCCGCAGCACACCAGGGGTATCGGGGCCGCGGTCCACCAGGTCGCCCAGGAAGACGGCCGTGCGGCCTTGCGGTGGCGTGACCTGCGCGCCGTCCACGGTGTACCCGAGCTGGGCCAGCAGCTCCACCAGTTCGTCCCGGCAGCCGTGCACGTCCCCGATAAAGTCAAAGGGCCCGTGCAGGTGCCGCAGGTCGCTGTAGAGGCGGGTGCGGGTGAACGTGGCAGTCTCCACTTCCTCCGGGGTGTGCAGCACCGTGACCTGCCGGAAGCCCTCGGCCTGCAGCTTGCCGAGCGACCGGCGCAGCTGCATCACCTGCTGCGGGATGACGTGCGGGCCGAAGGTGCGGTCGCTGCGGGCACGGTGCCGCTCGGTCAGCACGCCCTCCGGCAGGTCCAGCACCAGCGCCACCGGCAGCACGTCGAACTCCTTGGCCAGCGTCACGATGCGCCGTCGGGCGTCCGCCTGCACGTTGGTGGCGTCGATGACCGTCAGCAGACCTCGCTTCAGGCGCTGGCGGGCCACGAAGTACAGCGCCTCGAAGGCGTCGTGTGTGGCGTCCTGGTCGTTCTCATCGCCACTGACCATCAGGCGGAAGGCGTCGCTCGACAGCACCTCGCCGGGACGGAAGTGGGCATGGGCGAAGGTGGTCTTTCCGGAGCCGGACGCGCCGATCAGGGCCACCAGGCAGAAAGCCGGCAGGGAGATGGAGGTCATGGTGTCACCAGAAGGGCGGCTTCGAGACGCAGCAGGGCACCAGGGGCATCCGGGCGGGCTTCGTCGTTCTGCACCAATGTCTGTGCCGGGGGACCGGAGCGCAGCCATCGATACAGGGTGTCGGTCGCGACTCGGGTGGCGAAGGCGTCCCATCCTCGGCCCAGAGCCAGCTCGGCGATGTGCTGATGTACAAACGTCGCCAGATGATCAATGGCCACTGGCCCAGCCGTCAGCCAGCGGTCGAGATAGCGCTCGAACGCTTCCGGAGGCTCGATTTCCCCCAGATGCTCGAGGTGTTCGTCTGGACCGCCCGCTGGGTCGGACAGGGCATCCAGCCACCAGACCATCAGGTAGCCCCGGATGGCCTGAACCTGCGCGGAGCTCCAGGTCGTCCAGGGCGCGTACTTCAACCGGCGAATGACCCAGCCGGCCCCCAGCCCCTGCAGTTCGCCCTGGGCCACCAGATCCAGCAGCCGGGGCAGAAAGTACCTGAAATCCGCTTCCTCCCCCACCGTGTCCGGCACGTTGTAGGCATAGGACTGCAGCTCGTCCGCCATCAGCTGCTCCCTCGGCACGTCGACCAACCGCTGCAACTCCGCTTCGCTAATGCAGCAGTTGGTGCAGCCGGTCACGTGAACCGGTCGCGGGACGTCGGAAAAGGCCCGGTGCAGCGCAGCGACGGCCCCCTGCAGGTCCTCCGTCATGCCCGCAGCCTCAGGCGCACCATCAGGTCGCTCAGGGCAGCCTCGACGTCCGGCGCAACCTTCGCGGGCAGGGACGTGGACACCCTCGCCTCGTCCAGCTCACCGGTCAGCCGCCGGAACTCCGCTTCGTAGCGGGTCAGGTCCCCGTCTAGGGGTTCCTTTTCCCGCCCCGACCGCTTCCGGGCCATCAGCTCGTCGAGGTACGGCAGCCGCGCGTCCTCGTTCAGCACGGCCAGGTTGGCTTCGATCTCACCGGTCCGCATCAGGTGCAGGCCGGTCAGGAGGGTGCGGAAGGTGTAGAGCAGCGGCTTGATCCTCAGGGGGTCATCGCGGTTCAGCAGCTTCCACTGCCCGGCGCTGAAGCCCAGGTAGTGGTGCGCGTGAAATCGGGTCACGCAGCGGCGACCCAGCGAGATCAGCTCGGCGTGCTCCGGCGTGGTGGCGATCACCAGCGGCGAGTGCAACTGTTCCAGCACGTAGCCGTTGGGCTTGAGCATCAGGGTTATGAACTTGCGCAGGTCGTGGGTCACCAGGTCGCGCTCCAGGCCGTCCACGATCCGCTCGTCTCCGATGGTTTCGCGCCGCTCGTGCAGGCCGAGGACCTCTCGGGCCGGCAGCACGTGCACGCCGCGCAGGTCCCAGTCGCTGTCGGGGCTGGGAAAACCGTACAGGTGCGCTCCGCTGACCGTGGCGAACACGAGCGGGTAGGGGTGAGTCAGAGCCGCGCCCTGCAGCGGGGCCGGAACGGTCAGGGACGTGGGCATGAGGGGGTCTCCAGCTGGGCGCGGCGGGCGCGGATCAGGTAGGCGTTCACCCGCGCGTAGTCGGGGCGGTCGGGGAGCCGGCTGCGCGCCACCGCGGCGTCGAACTGGCGGTGCAGCGCGAGCCGCCAGCGGTTCAGTTCGTCCCAGGGCAGCTCGCCGCGCTTGACGGCCAGCAGGGCCTCGCGGTGCTCGCCGACGTGCACCAGCACCTCGCCCCGCTCCAGCACCGCGATGCCGGAGAGCAGCAGGCGCAGCAGGTGCATGGCGTGCTTCCAGCGGATCTCACCGTGGGTGCGCAGGTCGGCCTCCAGCCGCTTGAACTGGCCCATCACGTAACCGTTGTACGTCTGGTACACCAGGTTGGACAGGAACGCGCCCCTCATGTCCAGCAGCGCCTGGGCCAGCGGGGTGGCGTGCTCGACCAGCGTGCTGGACAGTACCTCCAGCACGTTGGGGTTGGCCTTGAGCGCCAGGGTCAGGAACTTCTTCAGCTCCCAGTACACTTCCTGGGTCTGCTCGTTCTCCAGCTGCTCCGGCACGCCCCACAGCGACCAGTGCTGCTCGGCGGTGGGCAGGTAGAACCCGCGCCGGTCCGTGTCGGAACTGTCGGTGTCCAGCCCGAAGGCCCGCGAGCCGACGATCACCCGCAGCTGCACCTGCGGCCACAGCTCGGTGTCCTCCGGCGGTACCAGCGCCTGATGCTCGCGATACAGGCTCAGCTGGCGTCGGAGCAGGCTGTGCGTGTGGCCGTCGGGGAACTGGACGCGGTAGGCGTGCAGCGGGTCGGTCGGCGCCTGCACCACGACGCCCAGCGCCCCAGCCGGCTGCAGCACCGTCCCGCTGGGGGTGTGCAGCACGATCCGCGTCACCACGCGGGTGCCGAGGGGCAACAGCGGGGCGGTCACGCCGGGCCTCTTTTGAACACGGCCATCTGGGTCGCGGGACCCAGTGCCGGGTCCTCCTCGCCGACCGGCTTGAAGACGACGCTGTACCCGAAGGTGTCCGCCACCCGCTCAGCCCAGCTCCTGAACGTGCGGCGGTCCCACTCGAAGCGGTGGTCCTGATGGCGGGTCTCCCCCTCCCCGAGAAAGGGATAGCGGGCGTTGTACTCGGCGTTGGGCGTGGTGACGACCACCGTGCCGGGCCGGGCGTCGCCGAAGACCACCCGCTCGAGCGTCCACAACCGGGCCTCGTCCAGGTGCTCGATGACTTCCACCAGGGCGGCCGCGTCGTAGCCGCGCAGCCGGGCGTCGCGGTAGGTCAGCGAGCCCTGGATCAGCTTCAATCGGGCCCGCACGGTGGGCGGGAGCTCCTCCAGACGCAGGTACCGCTCCGCGCGGCTCAGCTCGCGGGCGCTCACGTCCAGGCCCACGATCTCCCGGAACTGCGGGTTGGCCAGCAGGAGCCGCACCAGGTGCCCCTCTCCGCAGCCGAGGTCCAGCACCCGCGCCGCCCCGCTGGCGGTCAATTCCGCCTCCACGGCCTGGAGGCGCTGGTCGTTCAGGGAGGGGGCGGCCACACGGGTCTCCTGCTCGCGTTCGGTCTCCTGGTCGGCTTCTCCGAAGGCGACCCGCGCCAGGCGCAGCAGATCTCGCTGGTGCTTGAGGGCGCGCCGCACGATCAGGTCCCGCTCCGGGTGGCCGGCCAGCCAGCCGTCGCCCAGCCGCTGCAGCCGCTCGATCTCGTCCTCACTCACGAACGAGTGCCGGGCGTCGTCCAGCACCGGGATCAGCACCGTCAGCTGGGCGAGCAGCACCTGCAGCGGCACGGTGCCGCTGAGCTTCAGGTCCAGGTAGGGGCTGTCGCCCCACTCCGGGAACTGCGGGTCCAACGGCAGTGGGCGGGCGTCCACCCGGTACCCGAGCGGCCCGAACAGCCGGGCCGCCAGGTCCGGGCTCCCCCGGCTGGGCAGGGCCGGCAGGTGCACCTCGAACGGCAGCGCCTGCCGGGCGAGGTCCGGCCGCTCCTTGCTGCGGCCGCTCATCGCCGTGCCGAACGCCTCCCGGAGGGCCGCGGTC
This window encodes:
- a CDS encoding acyl-CoA dehydrogenase family protein, which encodes MLSPTLTPDSPWRFPDALLDRCHQRAPVYDRENRFFSEDFEELRDAGYLKLALPAALGGAGLSLAGVCAAQRRLAYHAPATALGLSMHLYWTGMAAELSQAGDPTLRWLLEEVAAGEVLASGHAEAGNDLPIVFSSARAERQDGGYRLWGRKQFGSLSPVWTRLGLHALDATIPDQPAIIHAFLPRDTPGSRIEWTWDALGMRATRSDDTVLDGAFIPDRYVARRLPAGTIDAEPFMLSLYAWPLLQFAAVYLGLAERARDLAITSVRTKTSVALGGRRLAHHPEVQHRAAELTMTLDAMVAHLDVTLRDWTARVPHDLGWPAKIVATKYHCVQGAQRVVDLALDLSGGGGLFRQNELERLYRDVRCGAFHPANAAVTHELVGKTALGVLGADGARWG
- a CDS encoding DUF1963 domain-containing protein, producing MSSDLEFSDTRGGHECYAVTVDGVTLRLRYGRIGTDGAVQLYTFPTRQAAEEEAVKRLAETRRNGYEPAVKGDRQQPSVPRLAWRLPNLLNPCRDAPEATVRTYVHLEGKRGPGPAWTSKLGGRPCRPPGDVWPLAHDGTPLVFLAQIDFAEFPPLPGFPERGIVQYFIWEDDLYGANFDRSLDMTSLAVDANVRVRYFADVIKDAKRLDHTVPDRFSDPDGSLPHDPTLEFILVGTLRSGPVTSDDRLLEQLTGSSLWALSEDVHPDDLAERYARLTGTGHKLGGYPTFTPADPRRVEDPQVLLQSDDDLALMWGTPASAISSSTRTTSRADFSRVAYNWVCS
- a CDS encoding polynucleotide kinase-phosphatase; translated protein: MTSISLPAFCLVALIGASGSGKTTFAHAHFRPGEVLSSDAFRLMVSGDENDQDATHDAFEALYFVARQRLKRGLLTVIDATNVQADARRRIVTLAKEFDVLPVALVLDLPEGVLTERHRARSDRTFGPHVIPQQVMQLRRSLGKLQAEGFRQVTVLHTPEEVETATFTRTRLYSDLRHLHGPFDFIGDVHGCRDELVELLAQLGYTVDGAQVTPPQGRTAVFLGDLVDRGPDTPGVLRLVMGMVEAGTALCVPGNHDEKLGRALRGERVKVAHGLERSLEQLEHEPPEFRRAVADFIRGLVSHAVLDDGRVVAAHAGMKEALQGRASGRVRAFALYGETTGETDEFGLPVRLNWAAEYRGKARVVYGHTPVPQAEWLNGTIDIDTGCVFGGALTALRYPELQLVSVPAHHVYSEPVRPLRVEAWRAAQQAHDELLDLGDVTGKRVIETRLRGRVTIQEDEAAAALEAVSRFAVDPRWLVYLPPTMSPSETSRREGYLESPAEAFEHYRRAGVEQVVCEEKHMGSRAVLVVSRDATSAARRFGIRDGRAGVVYTRTGRPFFEDRAMEEAVLARTREALSQADLWEELQTDWVVLDAEILPWSLKAGSLIRGQYAAVGAAAGATLPAELAVLEAAVGRGLPLEDLLDRTRQRQQLTQGYVQAYRQHVRRVSSVADLRVAPFHLLASEGAVHVERDHAWHLERLGRLAGVAPDLFIQTAHRRVDLNDPERCDEAEAWWLALTAAGGEGMVVKPASFVARGRKGLVQPGVKVRGREYLRIIYGPEYTLPEHLERLRSRGLSGKRTLALREFALGVEGLERFVRQEPLRRVHECAVGVLALESEVLDPRL
- a CDS encoding nucleotidyltransferase domain-containing protein, with amino-acid sequence MPTSLTVPAPLQGAALTHPYPLVFATVSGAHLYGFPSPDSDWDLRGVHVLPAREVLGLHERRETIGDERIVDGLERDLVTHDLRKFITLMLKPNGYVLEQLHSPLVIATTPEHAELISLGRRCVTRFHAHHYLGFSAGQWKLLNRDDPLRIKPLLYTFRTLLTGLHLMRTGEIEANLAVLNEDARLPYLDELMARKRSGREKEPLDGDLTRYEAEFRRLTGELDEARVSTSLPAKVAPDVEAALSDLMVRLRLRA
- a CDS encoding nucleotidyltransferase domain-containing protein yields the protein MTAPLLPLGTRVVTRIVLHTPSGTVLQPAGALGVVVQAPTDPLHAYRVQFPDGHTHSLLRRQLSLYREHQALVPPEDTELWPQVQLRVIVGSRAFGLDTDSSDTDRRGFYLPTAEQHWSLWGVPEQLENEQTQEVYWELKKFLTLALKANPNVLEVLSSTLVEHATPLAQALLDMRGAFLSNLVYQTYNGYVMGQFKRLEADLRTHGEIRWKHAMHLLRLLLSGIAVLERGEVLVHVGEHREALLAVKRGELPWDELNRWRLALHRQFDAAVARSRLPDRPDYARVNAYLIRARRAQLETPSCPRP
- a CDS encoding 3' terminal RNA ribose 2'-O-methyltransferase Hen1; amino-acid sequence: MLLTLTTTHHPATDLGYLLHKHPERVFSFSVPMGQGRVFYPEAREDRCTAALLVALDPVELSRGRTGQGSGAPLEPYVNDRPYAASSFLTAALREAFGTAMSGRSKERPDLARQALPFEVHLPALPSRGSPDLAARLFGPLGYRVDARPLPLDPQFPEWGDSPYLDLKLSGTVPLQVLLAQLTVLIPVLDDARHSFVSEDEIERLQRLGDGWLAGHPERDLIVRRALKHQRDLLRLARVAFGEADQETEREQETRVAAPSLNDQRLQAVEAELTASGAARVLDLGCGEGHLVRLLLANPQFREIVGLDVSARELSRAERYLRLEELPPTVRARLKLIQGSLTYRDARLRGYDAAALVEVIEHLDEARLWTLERVVFGDARPGTVVVTTPNAEYNARYPFLGEGETRHQDHRFEWDRRTFRSWAERVADTFGYSVVFKPVGEEDPALGPATQMAVFKRGPA